From the genome of Flavobacterium ovatum, one region includes:
- a CDS encoding polysaccharide biosynthesis/export family protein, whose product MNKYIFFLFLGVTMLFTSCISTRELIYLQKKDGVDTESSIAVVASKPYRLQINDVMSISIKTIDPKLVSIFSTVNDGAVSKSPTGLYFDGYTVDDHGNIRIPVLGEMNVIGYTLDEIRQRIENQLLADYFKKEANVFVTVKLAGFKYTINGEIGSTGTKTLFQDHVNIMEAIANAGDISITGNRKAVTIIRQTQTGVQMHDIDLTDINVMKSPYYYLQPNDYIYIKPLKQKTWGTGKTGLESLGTFITLLSLATTTFFLLTK is encoded by the coding sequence ATGAACAAGTATATTTTCTTTTTATTCTTAGGTGTAACTATGTTATTTACATCCTGTATTTCTACACGGGAATTAATTTATTTGCAAAAAAAAGATGGTGTTGACACTGAGTCATCAATAGCTGTTGTTGCTTCTAAGCCGTATCGATTACAGATTAATGATGTAATGAGTATTAGTATAAAAACAATAGACCCTAAATTAGTCTCAATTTTCAGTACCGTTAATGATGGTGCTGTGAGTAAATCTCCCACAGGGCTTTATTTTGACGGTTATACTGTTGATGATCATGGTAATATTAGAATTCCTGTTTTGGGAGAAATGAACGTTATTGGATATACGCTTGATGAGATTCGACAAAGAATTGAAAATCAATTGTTAGCTGATTATTTTAAAAAGGAAGCAAATGTTTTTGTAACCGTCAAATTAGCAGGTTTCAAATATACAATCAATGGAGAAATAGGAAGCACAGGGACAAAAACTTTATTTCAAGATCATGTAAACATTATGGAGGCGATTGCAAATGCGGGTGATATTTCTATTACAGGAAACAGGAAGGCGGTTACTATTATTAGGCAAACTCAAACTGGAGTCCAAATGCATGATATTGATCTTACCGATATTAATGTGATGAAATCCCCTTATTATTATTTACAACCCAATGATTATATCTATATAAAGCCATTGAAACAAAAGACATGGGGGACAGGGAAAACAGGTTTAGAGTCTTTGGGTACCTTTATTACATTGCTGTCACTGGCAACTACGACGTTTTTTCTGTTAACAAAATAA
- the recR gene encoding recombination mediator RecR produces MEFSSKLIEKAVNEIAQLPGIGKRSALRLVLHLLKQPKEQTEFLSQALVNMRTDIKYCNSCHNISDSEICEICANPNRNKQIVCVVEDIRDVMAIEGTGQFRGVYHVLGGKISPIEGVGPSQLKIPTLVEKVKSGNVLEIIFALSSTMEGDTTNFYIYKQIVDSGVEMSTIARGIAVGDELEYADEVTLGRSILHRIPFEKSFKSN; encoded by the coding sequence ATGGAATTTTCTTCAAAATTAATTGAAAAAGCGGTTAATGAGATTGCACAGTTGCCAGGAATAGGCAAGCGATCGGCATTGCGTTTAGTGCTTCATTTGTTAAAACAACCAAAAGAGCAAACGGAATTTTTATCTCAAGCATTAGTAAATATGCGAACTGATATTAAGTATTGCAACAGTTGTCATAATATTTCGGATAGTGAAATTTGTGAAATTTGCGCCAATCCTAATAGAAATAAGCAAATTGTTTGTGTGGTTGAAGACATACGTGATGTGATGGCAATTGAAGGTACAGGGCAATTTCGAGGTGTATATCACGTTTTGGGCGGAAAGATTTCTCCAATTGAAGGAGTAGGGCCTAGTCAGTTAAAGATTCCGACACTGGTTGAAAAAGTAAAATCCGGGAATGTTTTAGAAATTATTTTTGCGTTAAGTTCTACGATGGAAGGAGATACGACTAATTTCTATATTTACAAACAAATTGTAGATTCTGGAGTCGAAATGTCAACTATAGCAAGAGGGATTGCCGTAGGAGATGAGTTGGAATATGCAGATGAAGTGACTCTAGGGAGAAGTATATTGCATAGAATTCCCTTCGAAAAATCATTCAAGAGTAATTAA
- a CDS encoding arginine deiminase family protein yields MMKLNIHNETSRLRAVVLGTANSNGPIPKVEEAYDPKSKEHILAGTYPLEEDMVMEMKSFEKVLLKYDVKVYHPKLINNYNQIFARDIGFVIEDVFIKSNILPERENELVAIQYVIDGINPLKVVRPPQEVHIEGGDVMLWGDHVFVGTYKGSDYKNYITARTNVQGVEYIKALFPNKIVKGFDLIKSKLEARDNALHLDCCFQPIGKDKGVIYKRGFREEADYMYLVDLFGKENLFHIKRNEMYNMNSNIFSIDTNVVVSEKKFKRLNNWLRERGFVVEEVPYAEIAKQEGLLRCSTLPLIRD; encoded by the coding sequence ATGATGAAATTAAATATACATAATGAAACTTCCAGATTAAGAGCAGTTGTTTTAGGTACTGCGAATAGCAATGGTCCAATACCAAAAGTTGAGGAAGCCTATGATCCTAAGTCGAAGGAACATATTTTGGCAGGGACTTACCCATTGGAGGAAGATATGGTTATGGAGATGAAATCATTTGAAAAGGTTCTCTTGAAATATGATGTTAAAGTATATCATCCGAAGCTTATTAATAATTACAATCAAATATTTGCAAGAGATATTGGTTTTGTGATCGAAGATGTTTTTATAAAATCTAATATTTTACCTGAAAGAGAAAACGAGTTGGTCGCAATTCAGTATGTCATTGATGGGATTAATCCACTAAAAGTGGTGAGACCGCCTCAAGAAGTTCATATAGAAGGTGGAGATGTGATGTTGTGGGGAGATCATGTTTTTGTAGGGACATACAAAGGAAGTGATTATAAAAATTATATAACAGCAAGAACTAATGTGCAAGGTGTGGAGTATATTAAAGCATTGTTCCCGAACAAGATTGTAAAGGGTTTTGATTTAATTAAATCTAAATTGGAAGCCAGAGATAATGCGTTGCATTTAGATTGTTGTTTTCAACCCATAGGAAAAGACAAAGGGGTTATTTATAAAAGAGGTTTTCGTGAAGAAGCAGATTATATGTATTTGGTTGATCTTTTTGGGAAAGAAAATTTATTTCATATAAAACGCAATGAAATGTATAATATGAATTCTAATATTTTTTCAATTGACACAAATGTTGTTGTTTCTGAGAAAAAATTCAAAAGACTAAATAATTGGTTGCGAGAAAGGGGTTTTGTAGTAGAGGAAGTTCCCTACGCTGAAATTGCCAAACAAGAAGGATTGTTGCGTTGTTCGACTTTACCATTAATAAGAGATTAA
- a CDS encoding polysaccharide biosynthesis tyrosine autokinase codes for MLDIKDFSIFENQVSFDFKGFLIKIGSYWKWFLISLIITFTIAYQVNIRKEKIYGMETLISVKEESNPLFTSNTSLVFNWGGISDQVSTISTIFQSRSHNELVVEKLQFYIDYLAQGKYNLVDAYGAVPFYVNIDKTKGQIVNTLIGIKFISESEYEIRIPFASNGVRLVSYSNNSYGNTAVVPGDFVKRYKVGTQVSLPFLNWKLQIKDNPGFYNGNEYFVKFNDFDGTVSRFKGVNVRVDDRAGSIITLSMQGTNKARMVEYLNATVRMLSKRQLDDKNRFATNTISFIDSTLVAMESQLRETGDELKTFRKSKNIYDIEAGGEKFSDKIYGYDVQKDEIARKIAYYNSLKAYLKNSVDYSKLPAPSIAGIDDPNVVSAISKLISLSTQRSEMAYAVKSDKIFKDFDIQMDAIKNVLLENISTAKTSLQYDLTLVNNKINQAENTIKKLPDDQQELIKIKRKYDLSDKIYSTFLQKRSEADIVKAANLSDIHFIDPAKDIGGGLLGPKTSVNYVLALFLGILFPLIFVFTIFFINNSIQNTDDIHSLTQIPLIGVVGYNKSGSDLAVFEKPKSALSESFRAIRSSLQFLYKQQNLDGAKTLMITSSVSGEGKTFCSVNIATVFALSEKKTVIVGLDLRKPKLSDEFNLMNEVGVVNYLINQKGVDDIINKTHIPYLDVILSGPIPPNPSELILSDRMESLMKELKNKYDYIILDTPPVGLVSDALELSQYVDVSLYIVRQNFSKKEMITLLNNRVKRKELTNTSIIFNGFENKAKYGSAYGYGYGYGYGAYSNGYHDDEGPKSWIKRIRHQFRKLNKS; via the coding sequence ATGTTAGATATAAAAGATTTTTCAATTTTTGAAAACCAAGTAAGTTTTGACTTTAAAGGTTTTTTAATTAAAATAGGAAGCTATTGGAAGTGGTTTTTAATCAGTTTGATTATCACTTTTACAATTGCATATCAAGTTAACATTCGGAAAGAAAAAATTTACGGTATGGAGACGCTTATTTCTGTAAAGGAAGAAAGTAATCCTCTTTTTACCTCTAACACTAGTTTGGTCTTTAACTGGGGAGGGATTTCAGATCAGGTGAGTACAATTTCTACGATATTTCAGTCGAGATCTCATAATGAACTGGTTGTTGAAAAACTACAATTTTATATCGATTATTTAGCGCAAGGCAAATACAATTTAGTAGATGCTTATGGCGCTGTTCCTTTTTATGTAAATATTGATAAGACAAAAGGTCAAATTGTAAATACGCTTATCGGGATTAAGTTTATAAGTGAAAGTGAATATGAAATTCGGATTCCTTTTGCCTCTAATGGAGTTAGATTAGTATCTTATTCTAATAACTCCTATGGAAATACTGCAGTTGTTCCAGGAGATTTTGTCAAAAGATATAAAGTAGGGACGCAGGTGTCGTTGCCTTTTTTAAATTGGAAATTACAAATAAAAGACAATCCAGGTTTTTATAATGGAAATGAATATTTTGTAAAGTTCAATGATTTTGACGGAACAGTATCTAGGTTTAAAGGGGTTAATGTTCGCGTTGACGATAGAGCGGGATCCATAATCACTCTTAGTATGCAAGGGACGAATAAAGCCCGAATGGTTGAGTACTTGAATGCCACGGTAAGAATGCTCAGCAAAAGACAATTGGACGATAAAAATCGATTTGCAACCAATACCATTAGTTTTATTGATAGTACCCTTGTTGCAATGGAATCTCAATTAAGAGAAACAGGCGATGAATTAAAGACTTTTAGAAAAAGTAAAAACATTTATGATATTGAAGCGGGCGGTGAAAAATTTTCGGATAAAATCTATGGATATGATGTTCAGAAAGATGAAATAGCTCGTAAAATAGCCTATTATAATTCCTTAAAAGCCTATTTAAAGAATAGTGTTGATTATTCTAAGCTTCCAGCACCATCTATCGCTGGGATAGACGACCCTAATGTTGTTTCGGCTATTTCTAAATTGATTTCACTTTCCACACAACGCTCTGAAATGGCTTATGCTGTAAAAAGTGATAAAATTTTCAAAGATTTTGATATTCAAATGGATGCTATTAAGAATGTTCTGTTAGAGAACATTTCAACAGCTAAGACTTCCTTGCAATACGACCTGACGCTTGTTAATAATAAAATTAATCAAGCAGAAAATACCATTAAAAAACTACCTGACGATCAGCAGGAGTTGATTAAAATAAAAAGGAAGTATGATTTAAGTGATAAAATCTACAGTACCTTTCTGCAAAAACGAAGCGAAGCAGATATTGTTAAAGCGGCAAATTTATCCGATATTCATTTTATTGATCCTGCTAAAGATATTGGTGGAGGATTATTGGGGCCTAAAACCTCCGTCAATTATGTATTGGCATTATTTCTAGGGATATTATTTCCATTGATATTTGTTTTTACGATTTTCTTTATTAATAATTCGATACAGAATACAGATGACATCCATAGTCTTACGCAGATACCTCTAATTGGGGTTGTTGGCTATAATAAGTCAGGTTCTGATTTGGCAGTATTTGAGAAACCTAAATCAGCATTATCGGAATCATTCAGGGCAATTCGTTCCTCTTTGCAGTTCTTGTACAAACAGCAAAATTTAGATGGAGCTAAAACACTTATGATTACCTCTTCGGTCAGTGGGGAAGGGAAAACTTTTTGTTCTGTTAACATAGCTACTGTTTTTGCATTGAGCGAAAAGAAGACGGTTATTGTTGGATTAGACTTAAGAAAACCTAAATTATCTGACGAGTTTAATTTGATGAATGAAGTAGGAGTAGTTAATTATTTAATCAATCAAAAGGGAGTCGATGATATAATTAATAAAACACACATCCCTTATTTGGATGTCATTCTTTCGGGTCCTATACCGCCTAATCCATCCGAGTTGATTTTGAGTGATCGCATGGAGTCGTTAATGAAGGAATTAAAGAATAAATATGATTATATAATATTGGATACGCCTCCTGTAGGTTTAGTTTCAGATGCCTTGGAATTATCTCAATATGTAGATGTTAGTTTGTATATTGTACGTCAGAACTTTTCTAAAAAGGAAATGATTACTTTATTAAATAATAGGGTGAAAAGAAAAGAACTAACCAATACGAGTATTATTTTTAATGGATTCGAAAATAAAGCCAAGTATGGTTCAGCTTACGGCTATGGCTACGGCTATGGTTATGGAGCTTATTCTAACGGCTATCATGATGATGAAGGACCTAAAAGTTGGATAAAAAGAATTAGACATCAGTTTCGAAAGTTGAATAAAAGTTAA
- a CDS encoding CoA-binding protein, protein MRNKKTLILGASAKVERASCKAINDLVAKGHSVLAIGQNAGEVAGVKIQTKAIPLKNIDTISLYLNPARQRDYYNYIVEASPKRVIFNPGTENPEFYQLLELNNIKSEVACTLTLLATNKY, encoded by the coding sequence ATGAGAAATAAAAAAACATTAATTCTAGGCGCTTCTGCAAAAGTTGAAAGGGCTTCCTGTAAAGCAATCAATGATTTGGTAGCTAAAGGTCACTCTGTTCTAGCAATAGGACAAAATGCAGGAGAAGTAGCAGGAGTAAAAATTCAAACCAAGGCGATTCCTTTAAAAAACATTGATACAATTAGTTTGTATTTGAATCCAGCACGTCAACGTGATTATTACAATTATATCGTAGAAGCGAGTCCAAAGCGAGTAATTTTTAATCCAGGTACAGAAAACCCAGAATTTTATCAACTATTAGAATTAAATAATATTAAATCGGAAGTAGCTTGTACATTGACTTTGTTGGCTACCAATAAATATTAA
- a CDS encoding UDP-glucose 6-dehydrogenase, with protein MKITKICCIGAGYVGGPTMAIIAQKCPDIQVTVVDLNEDRIAAWNDEDVNNIPIYEPGLSEIVGEARGRNLFFSTNVDQAIDEAQIIFISVNTPTKTFGKGKGMAADLKYIELCARQIARVAKDNKIVVEKSTLPVRTAEAIKSILDHTGNGVQFQILSNPEFLAEGTAVTDLLSPDRILIGGDSSVDGQEAIQSLVDVYANWVDQDKILTTNVWSSELSKLTANAFLAQRISSINAMSELCEKTGADVNEVARAIGMDSRIGPKFLKSSVGFGGSCFQKDILNLVYIAKSYGLNEVADYWEQVIIMNDHQKRRFSNKMVQTLYNTVADKKIAFLGWAFKKDTNDTRESAAIYIADDLINEQAKIVVFDPKVQADKVQADLDYLETRSSEKNKKSLTVVTNPYEACEKAHAIAILTEWDEFVTYDWKKIYHSMQKPAFVFDGRNVLNRSEMEAIGFVYHSVGS; from the coding sequence ATGAAGATTACAAAAATTTGTTGTATTGGAGCTGGATATGTTGGAGGGCCTACAATGGCAATCATAGCTCAAAAATGCCCGGACATTCAAGTGACGGTTGTAGATTTGAATGAAGACAGAATTGCAGCTTGGAATGATGAAGATGTCAATAATATACCTATATATGAGCCTGGACTTTCTGAAATTGTAGGTGAGGCTAGAGGACGAAATTTGTTTTTCTCTACTAATGTGGATCAGGCAATTGATGAAGCACAAATAATTTTTATTTCAGTAAATACGCCTACTAAGACTTTTGGAAAAGGAAAAGGAATGGCCGCTGATTTGAAATATATTGAATTGTGCGCCAGACAAATTGCAAGAGTAGCTAAGGACAACAAGATTGTTGTTGAAAAGTCAACTTTGCCAGTTCGTACAGCTGAGGCGATAAAAAGTATTTTGGATCACACCGGAAATGGAGTTCAATTCCAAATTTTATCCAATCCTGAATTTTTAGCCGAAGGAACTGCCGTTACAGATTTATTATCTCCAGATCGAATTCTTATTGGAGGAGATAGTTCCGTTGATGGGCAAGAAGCGATTCAGTCCTTGGTAGACGTCTATGCAAATTGGGTCGATCAGGATAAAATTTTGACTACGAATGTATGGTCATCAGAATTATCAAAATTAACGGCTAATGCTTTTTTGGCGCAACGAATTTCTTCTATCAATGCCATGTCTGAATTGTGTGAAAAAACAGGTGCTGATGTCAATGAGGTGGCGAGAGCGATTGGAATGGATAGCAGAATTGGACCAAAATTTTTAAAATCTTCAGTAGGTTTTGGAGGTTCATGTTTTCAAAAAGATATATTGAATTTAGTGTATATTGCTAAATCCTACGGATTAAATGAAGTAGCAGATTATTGGGAACAGGTAATCATTATGAATGATCATCAAAAAAGACGTTTTTCAAATAAAATGGTGCAAACGTTATATAATACTGTAGCCGACAAAAAAATTGCTTTTTTAGGATGGGCTTTTAAGAAAGATACTAATGATACAAGAGAATCAGCCGCGATTTATATAGCGGATGACTTGATCAATGAACAAGCAAAAATAGTTGTTTTTGATCCAAAAGTACAAGCAGATAAAGTACAAGCGGACTTGGATTATTTAGAAACAAGAAGTTCAGAAAAAAATAAAAAAAGTCTAACAGTAGTTACAAACCCTTACGAAGCTTGTGAAAAGGCACACGCCATTGCAATATTGACTGAATGGGATGAATTTGTTACTTATGACTGGAAAAAAATATATCATTCGATGCAAAAACCAGCCTTTGTTTTTGATGGTCGAAATGTGTTAAATCGTTCTGAAATGGAAGCAATTGGATTTGTTTACCATTCAGTTGGATCTTAA
- a CDS encoding SDR family oxidoreductase has translation MKEQVFVNSTVLITGGAGFIGSNLCEYFLSKGYKVVCLDNFATGHKHNLKAFEENVNFRLIEGDIRNEKDCQKAVQGVDYVLHQAALGSVPRSIQDPVTTNDVNVSGFINMLVASRDAKVKRFIYAASSSTYGDSQGLPKVEDVIGKPLSPYAITKYVNELYAEIFSSTYGMETIGLRYFNVFGRKQDPNGAYAAVIPKFVMQLMQLESPVINGDGNYSRDFTYIDNVIQMNELAMVTDNPLAINTVFNTAYGDRNTLNDLVNYLKEYLSKYDSRIANVAIEYGPSRAGDIPHSLASIDKAKALLGYNPQFSLQKGLQEAVAWYWDNLR, from the coding sequence ATGAAGGAGCAAGTATTTGTAAATAGTACCGTGTTGATCACTGGAGGAGCTGGTTTTATTGGTTCTAATCTATGTGAATATTTTTTGTCAAAAGGGTATAAAGTGGTCTGTTTGGATAATTTTGCCACAGGTCATAAGCATAATTTGAAGGCTTTTGAAGAGAATGTAAATTTTCGTTTGATTGAAGGTGATATTAGAAACGAAAAGGATTGTCAAAAGGCAGTTCAAGGGGTAGACTATGTGTTGCATCAAGCAGCATTAGGATCTGTTCCTCGTTCTATTCAAGATCCCGTAACCACTAACGATGTCAATGTTTCGGGTTTTATAAATATGTTAGTAGCATCTCGAGATGCTAAGGTTAAACGATTTATTTATGCCGCTAGTTCATCCACTTATGGCGATTCTCAAGGATTGCCAAAAGTAGAAGATGTGATAGGGAAACCACTTTCACCTTATGCAATTACTAAATATGTAAACGAACTGTATGCTGAGATTTTTAGTAGTACTTATGGGATGGAAACAATTGGCTTGAGGTATTTTAATGTTTTTGGACGAAAACAAGATCCTAACGGAGCCTATGCAGCAGTTATTCCTAAATTTGTGATGCAATTGATGCAACTGGAAAGTCCCGTAATTAATGGAGATGGAAATTATTCTCGAGATTTCACTTACATTGACAATGTGATTCAGATGAATGAGTTGGCAATGGTGACCGATAATCCATTAGCAATCAATACGGTTTTTAACACCGCTTATGGCGATAGAAATACGTTAAACGACTTGGTGAACTATTTGAAAGAATATTTGTCAAAGTATGATTCAAGAATAGCAAATGTAGCTATTGAATACGGACCAAGTAGGGCTGGAGATATCCCCCATTCACTTGCAAGCATTGATAAAGCTAAGGCACTATTAGGATATAATCCTCAGTTTTCTTTGCAAAAAGGATTGCAAGAAGCTGTGGCTTGGTATTGGGATAATTTACGTTAA
- the ctlX gene encoding citrulline utilization hydrolase CtlX encodes MKQITNSVLMIRPVAFRMNEQTAINNYYQKVIDGLLPATVNAKAQQEFDALVVKLAAVGVNVVVVDDTENPSTPDSIFPNNWISLHHNNDVAFYPMFAENRRLERREDILDILEDKGFSIENIVDYSSAEEDELFLEGTGSIVLDRVNEKAYCALSPRADEELFIEFCEDFDYAPVIFEAFQTVDGERKLIYHTNVMMCIGDTFAVVCAEAIDDKQERKMVLENLKKDDKEIILISEKQLDSFAGNMLQVIGANDKKYLVMSSAAFESLTSKQKEQLESHAEILHSSLDTIEACGGGSARCMMAEIFLERK; translated from the coding sequence ATGAAACAAATTACCAATTCAGTGTTGATGATTCGTCCCGTGGCGTTTCGAATGAATGAACAAACAGCTATCAATAATTATTATCAAAAAGTAATTGACGGGCTGCTTCCGGCAACTGTAAACGCTAAGGCGCAGCAAGAATTTGATGCTTTAGTCGTTAAGCTTGCAGCTGTAGGTGTGAATGTTGTAGTAGTAGATGATACTGAAAATCCAAGTACGCCAGATAGCATTTTCCCTAATAATTGGATTTCTTTACATCATAATAATGATGTAGCTTTTTATCCAATGTTTGCTGAAAATAGACGATTAGAGAGAAGAGAAGATATTTTAGATATACTAGAAGACAAAGGTTTCTCGATTGAAAATATAGTAGATTATTCTTCTGCTGAAGAAGACGAATTGTTCTTGGAAGGAACCGGTAGTATAGTGTTGGACAGGGTTAATGAAAAAGCCTATTGTGCCCTCTCACCTCGTGCTGATGAAGAGTTGTTTATTGAGTTTTGTGAAGATTTTGATTACGCACCTGTAATTTTTGAAGCATTCCAAACGGTGGATGGTGAGCGTAAATTGATTTACCATACCAATGTAATGATGTGTATTGGAGATACGTTTGCAGTTGTATGTGCGGAAGCAATAGATGATAAGCAAGAACGAAAAATGGTTTTGGAGAACTTAAAGAAAGATGATAAAGAGATTATTTTAATTTCTGAAAAGCAATTGGACAGTTTTGCTGGTAATATGTTACAAGTTATCGGGGCTAATGATAAAAAGTATTTAGTAATGAGTTCCGCTGCTTTTGAATCATTGACTTCCAAACAAAAAGAACAATTAGAAAGTCATGCTGAGATTTTACATTCCAGTTTAGATACTATTGAAGCTTGTGGTGGAGGTAGTGCTCGTTGTATGATGGCAGAGATTTTTTTAGAAAGAAAATAA